In Janibacter cremeus, a genomic segment contains:
- a CDS encoding SDR family NAD(P)-dependent oxidoreductase — MTITGGTGSFGKTMVQHLLDDGVRQVRVLSRDEAKQDEMRQQLADHRVRFFIGDVRDRHSVDSAMASADFVFHAAALKQVPSCEFFPDQAVKTNVVGSQNVIESAHAHGVRSVVCLSTDKAVYPINAMGMSKALMEKTTQAFARNTPDSPTTVSVTRYGNVMYSRGSVIPLFVRQIREGKPLTVTEPKMTRFLMSLEESVDLVKHAFFHAEPGDLFVKKAPACTVDTLARAVAELMGVEPDIRTIGIRHGEKMYETLLSPEEMLKATDQGDYFRVPLDARSLDYSKYVEEGEGKAAQADDFDSDNTEQMGVEETKALIAALPEMQIVAGTA; from the coding sequence ACGAGGCGAAGCAGGACGAGATGCGCCAGCAGCTCGCTGACCACCGGGTGCGGTTCTTCATTGGTGATGTGCGCGATCGTCACAGTGTCGACAGTGCGATGGCCAGCGCCGACTTCGTCTTCCATGCGGCCGCACTGAAGCAGGTGCCGAGTTGCGAGTTCTTCCCGGATCAGGCGGTCAAGACCAATGTCGTCGGCAGTCAGAACGTCATTGAGTCAGCCCACGCACACGGCGTGCGCTCGGTTGTCTGCCTGAGCACGGACAAGGCCGTCTACCCCATTAATGCCATGGGGATGAGCAAGGCGCTCATGGAGAAGACAACACAAGCCTTCGCCCGCAACACCCCCGACTCCCCGACCACCGTGTCGGTCACCCGCTACGGCAATGTCATGTACTCGCGCGGCTCGGTCATCCCACTCTTCGTCCGCCAGATCCGTGAGGGCAAGCCGCTGACGGTCACCGAGCCGAAGATGACCCGGTTCCTCATGTCCCTCGAGGAGTCGGTCGACTTGGTCAAGCACGCCTTCTTCCATGCGGAGCCCGGTGACCTCTTCGTCAAGAAGGCCCCGGCCTGCACCGTCGACACGCTGGCCCGCGCGGTGGCGGAACTCATGGGTGTGGAGCCTGACATCCGCACGATCGGCATCAGACATGGGGAGAAGATGTACGAGACGCTCCTCTCCCCGGAGGAGATGCTCAAGGCCACCGACCAGGGCGACTATTTTCGCGTTCCTCTCGACGCTCGCAGCCTCGACTACTCAAAGTACGTCGAGGAGGGCGAGGGCAAGGCGGCCCAGGCCGACGACTTCGACTCCGACAACACCGAGCAGATGGGCGTCGAGGAGACCAAGGCCCTCATCGCGGCTCTTCCCGAGATGCAGATCGTGGCGGGTACCGCATGA
- a CDS encoding NAD-dependent epimerase/dehydratase family protein has product MKVVITGASGFLGWHTRLRLTARTDHEIVPVGRAEWPNLPALVRGADAVIHIAGVNRADSEEEVPAGNARLAEDLAKAITAKGAPLRVVYANSIQAGNGTPYGTGKDRAAHILHGAVSSVSGHFVDVRLPNIFGEHGRPKYNSFVATFVHATVVEESPSIKDNQVGLLHAQDAAASLIGGLITTSGTLTPEAEEHGVQEVWDLLQEFHATYVPTGEMPDLSTKFRVDLFNTYRAALFPKHYPLQLMPHSDARGSFVETVRCRGGEGQTSFSTTVPGVTRGEHYHLSKIERFAVMRGKATMELRKMFTDEVITFDADGDAPVAVDMPVGWVHNITNTGDETLFTQFWSHELFRPEDPDTFPEPVRQQEQRP; this is encoded by the coding sequence ATGAAGGTTGTCATCACCGGAGCGTCCGGCTTCCTCGGGTGGCACACCCGGCTTCGCCTGACCGCTCGGACGGACCACGAGATCGTTCCGGTCGGACGAGCGGAATGGCCCAACCTCCCCGCGCTCGTCCGCGGCGCCGACGCCGTGATACACATCGCCGGGGTCAACCGCGCAGACAGCGAGGAAGAGGTGCCGGCGGGCAACGCGAGGTTGGCCGAGGATCTGGCGAAGGCCATCACGGCGAAGGGGGCGCCCCTCCGCGTCGTCTACGCCAACTCGATCCAGGCGGGCAACGGCACGCCCTACGGCACCGGCAAGGACCGCGCCGCGCACATCCTCCACGGCGCCGTCTCCTCCGTGAGTGGTCACTTCGTCGACGTGCGGCTACCCAACATCTTCGGTGAGCACGGACGCCCGAAGTACAACTCCTTCGTTGCCACCTTCGTCCATGCCACCGTTGTCGAGGAGAGCCCCTCGATCAAGGACAATCAGGTCGGCCTGCTGCACGCCCAAGACGCGGCTGCATCGCTGATCGGCGGTCTCATCACGACCAGTGGGACGCTCACGCCCGAGGCCGAGGAGCACGGCGTCCAGGAAGTGTGGGACCTGCTCCAGGAGTTCCACGCGACGTACGTCCCCACGGGCGAGATGCCCGACCTGTCGACGAAGTTTCGCGTCGACCTGTTCAACACCTATCGGGCAGCTCTCTTCCCCAAGCACTATCCACTCCAACTCATGCCGCATTCCGACGCACGAGGGTCGTTCGTCGAGACGGTCCGGTGCCGCGGTGGGGAAGGGCAGACGTCCTTCTCCACGACCGTCCCGGGCGTGACGCGTGGCGAACATTATCACCTCAGCAAGATCGAGCGCTTTGCTGTCATGCGTGGCAAGGCGACCATGGAGCTGCGCAAGATGTTCACCGACGAGGTGATCACCTTCGACGCCGATGGCGATGCTCCAGTGGCCGTTGACATGCCCGTGGGGTGGGTGCACAACATCACCAACACCGGCGATGAGACGCTCTTCACCCAATTCTGGAGCCACGAGCTGTTCCGGCCCGAGGATCCCGACACCTTCCCCGAGCCCGTCCGTCAGCAGGAGCAGCGTCCATGA
- the wecB gene encoding non-hydrolyzing UDP-N-acetylglucosamine 2-epimerase, with protein sequence MKVMTVVGTRPELIRLSRVLHRLEATEGIEHVLVHTGQNYDYELNQVFFDDLGIRKPDHMLGVDTSSLGAVLGGTLIAVEGVIHEEQPDAMLVLGDTNSCIAAVMARRMKVPTYHMEAGNRCFDLNVPEETNRRLVDHVADFNLVYTEHARRNLLAEGLHPRRILKTGSPMHEVLEAYRSEIDASTVLEDKGLQEGEYFLVSAHREENVDSPERLRLLVDCLTAVHEKFGLPVFVSTHPRTRKRLEALPDWSEPEGVIFSEPLGFHDYNKLQLSAACCLSDSGTIAEESSLLGFPAITLRDSIERPEALDTGGIMMTGLNRDDVLAAVRVSMDSGYTRDGGSHLTPDDYRIDNTSERTVKFMLSTVRRHHSWAGIRP encoded by the coding sequence ATGAAGGTCATGACCGTCGTAGGCACCCGGCCTGAACTCATTCGTCTCTCGCGCGTCCTGCATCGGCTGGAAGCAACCGAGGGCATCGAGCACGTGCTCGTGCACACAGGGCAGAATTACGACTATGAGCTCAACCAGGTCTTCTTCGACGACCTCGGCATCCGCAAGCCGGACCACATGCTTGGAGTGGACACCTCCTCGCTGGGCGCCGTCCTCGGCGGGACGCTCATTGCCGTCGAGGGCGTCATCCACGAGGAGCAGCCCGATGCCATGCTCGTACTCGGCGACACCAACTCGTGCATCGCAGCCGTTATGGCCCGCCGGATGAAGGTGCCGACTTACCACATGGAAGCCGGCAACCGGTGCTTCGACCTCAACGTGCCGGAGGAGACGAACCGACGCCTCGTCGACCACGTCGCCGACTTCAACCTCGTCTACACCGAGCACGCGCGCCGCAACCTCCTGGCTGAGGGACTCCACCCTCGCCGGATCCTCAAGACTGGCTCTCCCATGCACGAGGTACTCGAGGCCTACCGTTCCGAGATCGACGCCTCCACCGTCCTCGAGGACAAGGGTCTGCAGGAAGGGGAGTACTTCCTCGTCAGCGCCCACCGCGAGGAGAACGTGGACTCCCCCGAGCGCCTGCGCCTGCTCGTAGACTGCCTGACCGCGGTACACGAGAAGTTCGGGCTGCCCGTCTTCGTGTCCACCCATCCACGTACCCGCAAGCGGCTCGAAGCGCTGCCCGACTGGTCGGAGCCCGAGGGCGTGATCTTCAGCGAGCCCCTGGGCTTCCACGACTACAACAAGCTGCAACTGTCCGCCGCATGCTGCCTCAGCGACTCCGGCACCATCGCCGAGGAGTCATCCCTCCTCGGCTTCCCGGCGATCACCCTGCGCGACTCGATAGAGCGGCCCGAGGCCCTCGACACCGGGGGAATCATGATGACGGGCCTGAATCGTGACGACGTCTTGGCCGCGGTCCGGGTCTCCATGGACTCCGGATACACCCGCGACGGCGGCAGCCACCTTACGCCGGACGACTACCGCATCGACAATACAAGCGAGCGCACGGTGAAGTTCATGCTCTCAACTGTCCGTCGACACCATAGTTGGGCCGGTATCCGTCCATGA
- a CDS encoding glycosyltransferase produces MDEVAAFALSLEGRQRWPWLGGACFELSEPVLANTTRDLGSLHVKTVDGRPLSRLLRGRREAYFDTSFTLFGPDYGPRRARTTIVGFADGTSLTPETTSPETVHQKIRGKIRRNISRRRFKHADSLVVEANHVAHNLATRWGIDEARIYVVPNVLNGVFQEVHGEAIQHLDQILSPPSASNSIRLCYPSRLYPHKNIQIMGRAAKALSENYGLSIQLLLTLTDSEFAALDPMTQSISTTVGPLRVAQMPSLYKACDATVFVSLNESFSITPLEAMSSGSPLIASDREFVHEIAGDAAGYCDPLDPNDIARALSGLVTQPEITARRIASGHKIVENWPSAKARTERYLDIIAQNFRP; encoded by the coding sequence ATGGACGAGGTCGCCGCATTCGCGTTGTCCCTCGAGGGGCGACAGCGGTGGCCCTGGCTTGGGGGCGCATGTTTCGAGTTATCGGAGCCTGTACTTGCCAACACAACGCGAGACCTCGGTTCGCTACACGTAAAAACGGTCGATGGCCGCCCATTATCACGGCTCCTCAGAGGACGAAGAGAAGCATATTTCGATACCTCGTTCACACTATTCGGCCCCGACTACGGCCCAAGAAGAGCTCGCACAACAATCGTCGGATTTGCCGACGGCACGAGCCTCACGCCCGAAACAACATCACCCGAAACAGTCCACCAGAAAATTCGAGGTAAAATTAGGAGAAACATTTCGAGGAGAAGATTCAAACACGCCGACTCCTTGGTCGTAGAGGCAAATCATGTCGCGCATAATCTGGCAACCCGATGGGGTATCGACGAAGCGCGCATCTACGTCGTACCAAATGTTCTAAACGGGGTATTTCAAGAAGTTCATGGCGAAGCCATCCAACACCTCGATCAGATCCTCTCCCCACCATCCGCCTCGAATTCAATTCGACTCTGCTACCCGTCCAGACTATATCCCCATAAGAATATTCAGATTATGGGGAGAGCCGCCAAAGCTCTTTCGGAGAACTACGGATTGTCGATCCAGCTACTCCTTACCCTGACCGATTCCGAGTTCGCCGCCTTAGATCCAATGACTCAATCAATAAGCACCACAGTTGGCCCTCTGAGGGTCGCTCAGATGCCATCACTCTACAAAGCGTGTGACGCCACAGTCTTCGTGAGCCTCAACGAGAGCTTTTCGATCACTCCCCTGGAGGCCATGTCCAGTGGCAGCCCCCTCATAGCGTCAGATCGCGAATTCGTTCACGAGATCGCTGGCGACGCCGCCGGGTACTGCGACCCGCTAGACCCAAACGACATAGCCCGCGCCCTCTCAGGACTTGTCACACAGCCAGAAATTACCGCAAGACGCATCGCCTCAGGTCACAAGATTGTCGAAAACTGGCCAAGCGCTAAAGCCCGCACTGAGCGGTATCTCGACATAATTGCTCAGAACTTTCGGCCCTAG
- a CDS encoding polysaccharide pyruvyl transferase family protein: protein MSAKHKARVKGVQDLGKRLADSALQAPQSERSNVDSISEEYVLARHLTDVDYLPLKFFDQGDNYGDLLSPWLLARMSGKPVRFAAKGRPHFVMIGSIVSEASASSEVWGSGSYGTERRGVFAQKAKYHAVRGPITRSRLLNVGIDCPRVYGDPALLMPYYFSPTVTKRYRVGIVIRHTEDRWRWLSLGPDVKVIDLRTTDVERTTKEMLECEALASSSLHGLVIADAYRIPSAWIESDSASGGSRPFGGEFKFYDYFASVDKLRHAQSFELPKGKLTADDLFSKLTFDDRPISFDARRLLDSCPFLERR from the coding sequence ATGAGCGCAAAGCACAAAGCCCGAGTAAAGGGGGTGCAGGACCTTGGCAAGCGCCTTGCCGATAGTGCCCTGCAGGCGCCTCAATCAGAGCGCAGCAATGTCGACTCCATAAGTGAAGAGTACGTCTTGGCCCGCCATTTAACAGACGTTGATTACCTTCCCTTAAAATTCTTCGACCAAGGAGATAATTATGGCGATTTGCTGTCCCCCTGGCTGCTCGCGCGCATGTCGGGCAAACCAGTGCGCTTTGCGGCGAAGGGCCGGCCGCATTTCGTCATGATTGGATCGATCGTCAGTGAGGCGTCGGCCTCCTCCGAGGTGTGGGGATCGGGTTCGTACGGAACGGAACGGCGAGGAGTGTTTGCTCAAAAAGCAAAGTACCATGCAGTCCGTGGTCCAATCACTCGATCGAGACTTCTTAACGTCGGAATTGACTGCCCTCGAGTTTACGGCGACCCTGCCCTCTTGATGCCGTATTACTTCAGCCCAACGGTTACAAAGAGATATCGTGTTGGAATTGTCATTCGACACACCGAAGATCGTTGGCGATGGCTGTCTCTTGGACCCGACGTCAAGGTCATCGACCTCAGGACCACGGACGTTGAGCGAACGACCAAGGAAATGCTTGAATGTGAAGCCCTCGCCTCGTCTTCACTTCATGGCCTTGTTATTGCTGACGCTTATAGGATTCCAAGTGCTTGGATCGAATCGGATAGCGCTAGTGGCGGCAGCCGCCCCTTCGGAGGCGAGTTTAAGTTTTATGACTACTTCGCGTCGGTCGACAAACTCCGACATGCGCAAAGCTTCGAACTACCTAAGGGGAAGCTAACTGCGGATGATCTCTTTTCGAAACTAACGTTTGATGATCGACCAATATCCTTTGATGCGCGCAGGCTGCTCGATAGCTGCCCTTTCCTTGAGCGGAGGTAG
- a CDS encoding LicD family protein, giving the protein MTINPGGGSRAQLAAFEIRAVQLGVLDRVLEWCEVRDLTCYAAYGTLLGARRHSGYIPWDDDIDIMIPRSHYELLRNVPKVGELVVGGHRGDKDWPYSNVKVYDPSTLITGDGPFDAEVGVGIDVFPVDEPFIGAIGVLQSACIRALVALLALQALMPRPGRSAPARLAAAILPPVAALLPRTRLLRALDAVASRRGNAGRLGVVVGSYQWTVPATSLGSGATMSFENRLLPVPEEADIVLTALYGRNFMTPPPLGQQHSHHTFTAFRQNATTSRESL; this is encoded by the coding sequence ATGACTATAAATCCAGGGGGGGGCAGCCGTGCCCAGCTCGCAGCCTTCGAAATCAGAGCGGTACAGCTCGGCGTACTCGACCGCGTGCTCGAGTGGTGCGAAGTTCGGGACTTGACCTGTTATGCGGCGTACGGAACCCTGCTCGGGGCGCGAAGGCACTCCGGGTATATTCCTTGGGATGATGATATCGACATCATGATTCCTCGGTCACACTACGAATTGCTTCGAAATGTACCGAAAGTTGGTGAGCTTGTGGTCGGTGGGCATCGAGGCGATAAGGATTGGCCCTACTCCAATGTCAAGGTGTACGATCCCAGCACTCTAATCACTGGGGATGGGCCGTTTGACGCCGAGGTTGGAGTGGGTATTGATGTATTTCCCGTCGACGAGCCATTTATTGGCGCCATCGGTGTACTCCAGAGCGCTTGTATCCGTGCTTTAGTCGCCCTGCTGGCACTCCAGGCGCTAATGCCACGACCGGGACGCAGCGCCCCCGCACGCCTTGCTGCCGCCATTCTTCCACCCGTTGCCGCGTTGCTGCCGCGAACCCGACTTCTTAGGGCGCTCGATGCTGTCGCGTCGCGACGTGGCAATGCGGGCCGCTTGGGGGTTGTGGTGGGCTCGTATCAATGGACTGTGCCTGCTACATCACTGGGGTCAGGGGCAACGATGAGTTTTGAAAATCGGCTACTTCCTGTACCAGAGGAGGCAGATATAGTACTCACCGCTCTCTACGGACGTAACTTCATGACGCCCCCGCCCTTGGGGCAGCAACACAGCCACCACACGTTCACCGCGTTTCGACAGAACGCGACCACCTCGAGGGAATCACTATGA
- the wzy gene encoding O-antigen polysaccharide polymerase Wzy has product MRAHVRRGPSVHGSSVAHPGPNKVRTLSEQASAWGILARMDANSTQTAAFIIGTLATVVAVRVGLRRTLPGDLFHPLVFPTLYVSVACLGPAAWLYFRNDSLGYINSSQLGTRYPVLMTVAVLGFIFGSAIRFQPPKNFQRHQGRGLAVDSRTLITVGRIAILLPLAMAVLDLSNGLVLTRGQDQATYTVSDSIGVAAFLLTPAALTLILVGRTKLERRSLLSLWDWTVVATLVTALALSGRRGAALSAFLLILMLMAYRKKAKLRIVIGLGAVLAFAHSVVQYRIEAVGGTVKLSPAEVLLRDLGSVVFTTGTTDSILSESDDYRHGASLLAAAIRLIPSPVAIRLIGPPSNTGALQFRDLLSGTRADQGYGYSIPAEGVLNFGVLGLFTLCLGCGALLAWLYARFDLTGNHAINWIYLTAIATLPFAWRSDALGAVKGVLYPLVIMAVVATVARASMQRDAPSTPLAWQR; this is encoded by the coding sequence ATGCGAGCTCATGTGCGTAGGGGACCGAGCGTGCACGGTTCATCAGTTGCGCACCCTGGGCCCAACAAAGTCCGCACTTTGAGCGAGCAGGCCAGTGCGTGGGGTATCCTAGCGCGTATGGATGCGAACTCGACACAAACGGCAGCATTCATTATCGGCACCCTTGCCACTGTGGTCGCAGTACGGGTGGGCTTACGCAGGACGTTGCCTGGTGACCTTTTCCATCCTCTAGTGTTCCCGACATTGTATGTCTCGGTCGCTTGCTTGGGCCCAGCAGCATGGCTCTATTTTCGTAATGATTCACTGGGCTATATAAACAGTTCACAGCTGGGCACACGTTATCCCGTCCTCATGACCGTCGCCGTTCTCGGATTCATTTTCGGATCCGCTATTCGCTTCCAGCCCCCCAAGAACTTTCAACGTCACCAAGGACGAGGCCTAGCCGTCGACTCACGGACGCTGATCACCGTGGGCCGAATAGCGATTCTCCTACCTCTCGCCATGGCCGTCTTGGACCTTTCCAACGGTCTCGTGTTAACACGAGGACAGGATCAGGCAACGTACACCGTATCTGACTCAATCGGTGTTGCCGCGTTCCTCCTAACACCTGCAGCGTTGACACTAATCCTCGTCGGCCGAACTAAGCTGGAGCGCCGATCACTTCTTTCCTTGTGGGATTGGACCGTCGTTGCCACCTTGGTGACCGCACTTGCCTTGTCGGGTCGCAGGGGAGCGGCCTTGAGCGCTTTCTTGCTGATTCTCATGCTGATGGCTTATCGCAAGAAAGCGAAATTGCGGATTGTCATAGGCTTGGGGGCCGTGCTGGCATTCGCCCACTCCGTGGTACAGTATCGCATCGAAGCGGTGGGTGGAACCGTAAAACTCTCGCCGGCTGAGGTGCTTTTGCGAGACTTGGGGTCGGTGGTATTTACGACTGGCACGACTGACTCAATCCTCTCTGAATCGGACGACTATCGACACGGCGCAAGCCTGTTGGCAGCGGCGATTCGGCTCATCCCCAGCCCGGTAGCCATTCGCCTTATAGGCCCTCCTAGTAACACAGGTGCATTGCAATTTCGCGATCTTCTAAGTGGCACGAGGGCGGATCAAGGTTACGGCTACTCCATCCCTGCTGAGGGGGTTCTGAATTTTGGTGTGCTGGGACTATTTACGTTGTGCCTTGGCTGCGGAGCGCTACTAGCTTGGCTATACGCGCGTTTCGACTTGACTGGGAACCATGCAATAAATTGGATCTACTTGACAGCCATTGCCACACTCCCCTTCGCTTGGCGTTCAGACGCGCTCGGTGCGGTCAAGGGCGTCTTGTATCCGCTAGTCATAATGGCTGTGGTAGCAACTGTCGCTCGCGCGAGTATGCAGCGCGATGCGCCGTCAACGCCACTAGCGTGGCAACGCTAA
- a CDS encoding sulfate adenylyltransferase subunit 1, whose translation MDMLRLATAGSVDDGKSTLIGRLLLDSKSIFEDQMESVEKTSQDKGYDYTDLALLTDGLRSEREQGITIDVAYRYFATPKRKFIIADTPGHVQYTRNMVTGASTSDLGLVLVDARHGLTEQSRRHAVLLSLLRVPHLVLAVNKMDLVDYSEEVFAKIHEEFTAFAGKLNIPDLAIIPISALQGDNVVNRSENMPWYQGTSLLHHLENVHIASDRDMRDVRFPVQYVIRPKSDKFHDYRGYAGQVAGGVLKPGDEVVVLPSGMTSTIEAIDLHEESLDEAYPPMSVTVRLKDDLDVSRGDMIARVNNQPAPVQDIDAMICWMSPSPMKPRQKLAIKHTTKTARAIIKDVQYRLDVNSLHRDPDAGELMLNEIGRVKLRAAQPLLADPYEQNRTTGSFILIDEATGVTVGAGMING comes from the coding sequence ATGGACATGCTCCGCCTGGCCACGGCCGGGTCCGTCGACGACGGCAAGTCGACGCTGATCGGTCGGCTGCTGCTGGACAGCAAGTCGATCTTCGAGGACCAGATGGAGTCCGTCGAGAAGACCAGCCAAGACAAGGGCTACGACTACACCGACTTGGCCCTGCTGACCGACGGGCTGCGCTCGGAGCGAGAGCAGGGCATCACCATCGATGTGGCCTACCGCTACTTCGCGACCCCGAAGCGCAAATTCATCATCGCCGACACCCCCGGCCACGTGCAGTACACCCGCAACATGGTCACCGGCGCCTCGACCTCGGACCTCGGCCTGGTGCTCGTCGACGCACGGCACGGCCTGACCGAGCAGTCGCGCCGGCACGCGGTGCTGCTGTCGCTGCTGCGCGTGCCGCACCTCGTGCTCGCGGTGAACAAGATGGACCTCGTTGACTACTCCGAGGAGGTCTTCGCCAAGATCCACGAGGAGTTCACCGCCTTCGCAGGGAAGCTAAACATCCCGGACCTGGCGATCATCCCGATCTCGGCGCTGCAGGGCGACAACGTGGTCAACCGCAGCGAGAACATGCCGTGGTACCAGGGCACGAGTCTGCTCCACCACTTGGAAAACGTGCACATCGCCTCCGACCGCGACATGCGCGACGTCCGCTTCCCCGTGCAGTACGTCATCCGCCCCAAGTCCGACAAGTTCCACGACTACAGGGGCTACGCCGGTCAGGTCGCCGGTGGCGTGCTGAAGCCGGGTGACGAGGTTGTCGTACTCCCGAGTGGCATGACGTCCACGATCGAGGCAATCGATCTGCACGAGGAGTCTCTGGACGAGGCGTACCCGCCGATGTCGGTGACCGTGCGCCTGAAGGACGACCTCGACGTCAGCCGGGGCGACATGATCGCCCGAGTGAACAACCAGCCCGCGCCGGTCCAGGACATCGACGCAATGATCTGCTGGATGTCGCCGAGTCCGATGAAGCCTCGCCAGAAGCTGGCCATCAAACACACCACGAAGACCGCACGCGCGATCATCAAGGACGTGCAGTACCGCCTCGACGTGAATTCCCTGCACCGCGACCCCGACGCGGGCGAACTCATGCTGAACGAGATCGGACGGGTGAAGCTCCGTGCGGCTCAACCCTTGCTGGCCGACCCCTACGAGCAGAACCGCACCACCGGTTCGTTCATCCTCATTGACGAAGCCACCGGCGTCACCGTCGGCGCAGGCATGATCAACGGTTGA
- the cysD gene encoding sulfate adenylyltransferase subunit CysD produces MSTHADYRLSHLDQLEAESIHIFREVAAEFEKPVLMFSGGKDSIVMLRLAEKAFYPARVPFPVLQVATGYDFPEVLATRDRWVEKLGVRLHEASVEQAIADGIVVDDGKTPRNRLQIGTLLHAIESEGYTAAFGGGRRDEEKARAKERVFSHRDDFGQWDPKNQRPELWSLYNGRLHEGEHMRVFPLSNWTELDIWHYIAREEIDIPSIYYAHQRTVFERGGMLFTESEYNPCREGETVTERTVRFRTVGDLTLTGCLESQADTVEKVIEEVAASRVTERGATRGDDKFSEAAMEDRKKLGYF; encoded by the coding sequence ATGTCCACGCATGCCGACTACCGGCTGAGTCATCTGGACCAGCTCGAGGCCGAGTCCATCCACATCTTCCGTGAGGTCGCGGCGGAGTTCGAGAAGCCGGTGCTGATGTTCTCCGGCGGCAAGGACTCCATCGTGATGCTGCGGCTGGCGGAGAAGGCGTTCTACCCGGCGCGGGTGCCCTTCCCGGTCCTCCAGGTCGCCACGGGGTATGACTTCCCCGAGGTGCTGGCCACGCGTGACCGCTGGGTCGAGAAGCTGGGGGTGCGTCTGCACGAGGCATCCGTTGAGCAGGCCATCGCTGATGGGATCGTCGTCGACGACGGCAAGACCCCGCGCAACCGCCTGCAGATCGGCACCCTGCTGCACGCGATCGAGTCAGAAGGCTATACCGCTGCTTTTGGCGGTGGTCGTCGCGACGAGGAGAAGGCCCGGGCGAAGGAGCGAGTCTTCTCCCACCGGGATGACTTCGGTCAGTGGGACCCGAAGAACCAGCGCCCGGAACTGTGGTCGCTGTACAACGGTCGGCTCCACGAGGGGGAGCACATGCGCGTCTTCCCGTTGAGCAACTGGACCGAGCTGGACATCTGGCACTACATCGCCCGCGAGGAGATCGACATCCCCTCGATCTACTACGCGCACCAGCGCACGGTCTTCGAGCGGGGCGGGATGCTCTTCACCGAGAGCGAGTACAACCCCTGCCGCGAGGGCGAGACCGTCACCGAGCGCACGGTGCGCTTCCGCACCGTCGGCGACTTGACCCTGACCGGGTGCCTGGAGTCGCAGGCCGACACCGTGGAGAAGGTCATCGAGGAGGTCGCTGCCTCCCGGGTGACCGAGCGTGGCGCCACCCGTGGTGATGACAAGTTCTCCGAGGCCGCGATGGAAGACCGCAAGAAGCTGGGGTATTTCTGA